The following are encoded in a window of Anopheles stephensi strain Indian chromosome X, UCI_ANSTEP_V1.0, whole genome shotgun sequence genomic DNA:
- the LOC118508767 gene encoding protein sevenless isoform X3, giving the protein MSSAWPPGPTGTGRARNRGGTAPPINQWLVGRPSTVNRPLSTVRLLLVVTLAVTAVLLSNGAHGSTVPAAGELGEDDYSGAIQDLETGCINRCPDQNQTSFTEHIDASCGSDCYIKQCTFGCRQWELALESSCQHACNVSDQELLEAREWSCIAGCNDGLSRYFRWLKAEIGTPHAPALVADSLTATALALEWEVPERLVRLARHRNRGPRSYLVQWRYEEVAGDWKYYRNQSMGDSSTVRVDNLQPYTKYRFRVALLLSPHHDQVLTSEQSVIISTLPSGVPTSEPTIVRAVAVDHSRISISWEPGPFPNGPVLSYVLQIKDLHPIGYTALKEIPESNTSRHYMFEKLEPERNYSVSVAMSNPAGEGPASVTLVTTPPKPTGHEEALLPTLILGAERSILAQSSLTLFSDPPTSVYASIEHKIRGTATHIRRGLLFVSDDAGFIYRAPSRPGAEKNRVAILVPGAANNFRPTLLSVDWLNEHLYILGQARPTKLWQIAYCDFTGDHLTVAIAGLQRRPDHFAVDPYNGYLFWVVGGTGADAGLFRLDLGDISNGVRHEIRPLQMVSEHNLGAFTLDHANFRVLLADQGLNTVLAVSLDGKKLEDIRNNTQQPRFERVKSLARANGLFYWTNGTEVFAEDYHRLHDSYYHNAFPIAANNTYFSISVNLTAEQPIPIPVNPPRNLQALASPDKLKVSWDVPYLLGVKGRGAWQSWSYRVEVKDEQLESVLHVATVNATSYACDIAGRLLPNRVYTVRAAAFTAAGRGPWSREFRVRTLRPESQHHLVWASTDGIVRSDVIGEHVSTLIPRSSELDGAAVTSLAWHARILYVVSNSTLRLYREPTAPGGEWTKLRELESVECVAIDWIGERLYYSNPAQQLIVRSGLLGEQPEPIHSVMNVREIRFDAYRGYIYCSSGLILEAFRLNGKSRVLYFSEKLFTGKQIIGMTLDHDGKRLFWIVRSYSHSHLYWAPLAGYPATAGSASGTGTLPSLPLTDQTPQGPLLHFSDRLLWLKESQVVVGDVKGENLAYIRNHHLNGTRALALIDPTPKTPSINVLPATVNASSIRVTGDWRRFNVSWTPVKNVNYSTVFYKLTLKLPDARDIVQELTVPYFVYGGSSGTGSGDDTDLASAEHGPIPPYTRIDITLHAFTYWRSSGFSSVRRHTPAGKPSAPVAPRAYIQHHYLPGTHELSTGIVFRWSPPTEPNGPIVAYRVDCWSTYDETKRRVLLDGVEVRNRRTELQIPVPAQPDITYYLQVRVCNVDHNGDPSEVRSIDLRDGRPLPLLYVATNDQILLLDLDLRESTPIVATAIPAILLAELRHERKLFWVNVNGELFMHDDADGKRKLAQVPSRATALTVDWITRTVYVRSQTPSGNGSTLHAYDLNRFESGGSDPVHRMFSLPAEPTSIELLQFLPNESELLALSRASRAGYIISLEEPDRDPITFNCVAEPIDERMQRLCEEYAYEFDEHEQRGIVEDEGYLYWISPEGTVNVRTRDDPPATATREFLLAGAVALLPVQQQQRYPPERCLVPVVQHIQYLPELYNNTENSIMLRLPEPERHPDCERRPPAVRYRIMYQLEDEPAADLSVDYSYEMSRTIGNLRPYTSYRFGITLTNYYLTAGLAVTERLLSAGVETTETPKHFMPVVFRTAVGPPSRPEDITALPISPTEAIVSWTPSRQKNSHHVWYEIWRAEPGEHKSRQQQLVTDFKMDDTFMTAEIDRLQPNQTYIIWVRAYSNFHAYSDSDKFQIQTFPEPGDIQLLSLNSTGIRLRWIPPPNCQKYKIQYSIAGQHSWTTMYDSMVPVSVWYNYYHEVNDLLPKTKYLFTVLLYYPYREEPYMWPRDRDILFETMADRPAAPGRPEVTKLRQDVYKVSWEPAKDNGAFIEEYALEALVTQSNRAVRLVMPSEDETEQVVGASGSNETAPSTEVETYDEHWSQVYNGTDVYWIIPERHAIQSNLFRVRARNSYGWGPYSEESRLTGAELYVQRTVAYIATFVITIGVLVVFVSVTVLLVVLRSADKMKKKDPANARLSDVELANLRELPRRGNFVQTTNILYSSGSMTDSDIALLPRIRLDQIFMTSSSLLGSGAFGEVYEGVVKGVDGEAETRVAIKTLKKGAKLHEKQEFLQEAQLMSNFKHKHITRLLGVCLEADALLIIMELMQGGDLLSYLRRSRSLPGQAARLTMLDLISMCQDVASGCRYLEEMHFVHRDLACRNCLVSSTDPRDRVVKIGDFGLARDIYKNDYYRKEGEGLLPVRWMSPESLVDGVFTSQSDIWAFGVLLWEIMTLGEQPYQAKNNLEVLNHVREGGHLDRPKVCPNEVYELMKYCWRFSPDERPTFRYCLEVLRTLRENTSEDTQIIAPFPAKLQQGSLRYGGNDGGMIATPPTSSSGSSGATGCLNATSPKYLELVYEDSGDQDQPDGFSILQDSASPVSSTPTDNGYEIPIIDTRGQFAETSSSSSSRHTHPTSLPSQPLLVPNLSVLLPDGGTGAGDGGRDFQAMGSHSPVATTSSSIMEREERPTRS; this is encoded by the exons ATGTCCAGCGCATGGCCCCCGGGgccaaccggaaccggaagggCCCGGAACCGTGGCGGTACGGCACCGCCCATCAATCAATGGCTGGTGGGGCGTCCGTCAACCGTCAACCGTCCGCTATCAACGGTacggttgctgctggtggtaaCACTCGCGGTGACTGCCGTCCTGCTATCAAACGGTGCGCACGGGTCGACGGTACCGGCCGCCGGTGAGCTCGGCGAGGACGACTATTCCGGCGCTATTCAGGATCTCGAAACGGGCTGCATCAATCGTTGCCCCGATCAG AACCAAACGAGCTTTACCGAGCACATCGATGCCAGCTGTGGAAGCGACTGCTACATCAAACAG TGTACGTTTGGCTGCCGGCAGTGGGAGCTTGCGCTCGAGTCCAGCTGTCAGCATGCGTGC AACGTCAGCGATCAGGAACTGTTGGAGGCACGGGAATGGTCCTGCATTGCTGGATGCAACGATGGATTGAGCCGGTACTTTCGGTGGCTGAAGGCGGAGATTGGTACACCGCATGCACCGGCCCTTGTAGCGGACAGTCTTACTGCGACGGCACTCGCACTGGAATGGGAAGTCCCGGAGCGGTTGGTACGGTTGGCACGGCACAGGAATCGGGGTCCACGTAGCTATCTGGTGCAGTGGCGTTACGAGGAGGTAGCCGGTGATTGGAAGTACTACCGGAACCAGAGCATGGGTGACAGTTCGACCGTGCGCGTTGACAATCTGCAGCCATACACCAAATACCGG TTTCGAGTGGCGCTACTACTATCGCCACACCACGACCAGGTCCTGACGTCCGAGCAGAGTGTCATCATCAGCACGCTACCGTCCGGCGTGCCTACCTCGGAACCCACCATCGTGCGGGCAGTTGCGGTAGATCACTCGCGCATCTCCATCTCCTGGGAACCGGGCCCGTTCCCGAACGGTCCCGTACTGTCATACGTGCTGCAAATCAAAGATCTACATCCGATCGGCTACACTGCTCTGAAG GAAATCCCGGAGTCTAACACCTCTCGCCATTACATGTTCGAGAAGCTGGAACCGGAACGTAACTATTCCGTGTCGGTAGCGATGAGCAATCCGGCCGGTGAAGGTCCTGCCTCAGTTACGCTCGTGACAACACCGCCCAAACCAACCGGTCACGAGGAAGCACTACTTCCAACGCTTATCCTCGGTGCGGAACGTTCCATCCTCGCCCAAAGCTCGCTGACACTGTTCTCTGACCCACCGACAAGCGTGTATGCAAGCATCGAGCACAAAATTCGCGGCACAGCTACCCATATTCGCCGTGGGCTACTGTTCGTGTCGGACGATGCCGGTTTCATTTACCGTGCCCCATCTCGGCCCGGTGCCGAAAAGAATCGGGTCGCGATCCTAGTTCCGGGAGCGGCCAACAACTTCCGCCCAACGCTACTGTCGGTCGATTGGCTGAATGAGCATCTGTACATACTGGGACAGGCACGGCCAACGAAGCTGTGGCAGATCGCGTACTGTGACTTTACCGGCGATCATCTCACGGTAGCGATCGCGGGTCTGCAGCGTCGCCCAGATCATTTTGCCGTCGATCCGTACAATGGGTACCTGTTTTGGGTGGTGGGAGGTACCGGGGCCGATGCGGGCCTGTTCCGGCTCGATCTCGGTGACATCTCGAACGGTGTGCGGCACGAGATCCGCCCTCTGCAGATGGTAAGCGAACACAATTTGGGTGCGTTTACGCTGGATCATGCCAACTTCCGTGTGCTGTTGGCGGATCAGGGCCTGAACACAGTGTTGGCAGTATCGCTCGATGGGAAAAAGCTGGAAGACATCCGGAACAACACCCAGCAGCCACGTTTCGAGCGTGTTAAATCGCTGGCAAGAGCGAACGGGCTGTTTTACTGGACGAACGGTACGGAGGTGTTTGCGGAGGACTACCATCGGCTGCACGATAGCTACTATCACAACGCGTTCCCGATAGCGGCCAACAATACGTACTTCAGCATCAGCGTTAATCTGACGGCCGAGCAACCGATCCCGATACCGGTGAATCCACCCCGCAACCTCCAGGCACTTGCCTCACCGGACAAGCTGAAGGTGTCCTGGGACGTGCCGTATCTGCTGGGGGTGAAAGGACGTGGTGCTTGGCAGTCCTGGAGCTATAGGGTTGAGGTGAAGGATGAGCAGCTGGAGTCGGTGCTGCATGTGGCCACTGTCAACGCAACCAGCTACGCATGTGACATCGCTGGGCGGCTACTACCGAACCGTGTGTACACCGTGCGTGCGGCCGCTTTCACTGCTGCTGGTCGTGGTCCGTGGAGTCGGGAGTTCCGTGTGCGGACACTACGCCCCGAAAGTCAACACCATCTGGTGTGGGCTAGCACGGACGGTATCGTGCGCAGTGATGTGATCGGTGAGCATGTGTCCACGCTTATACCACGGTCGTCCGAGTTGGATGGTGCTGCCGTAACTAGCCTTGCCTGGCACGCGCGTATACTGTACGTGGTGAGTAATTCGACGCTCAGGCTCTATCGAGAACCAACCGCGCCCGGTGGCGAATGGACGAAGTTGCGCGAGCTAGAATCGGTCGAGTGTGTGGCGATCGATTGGATTGGCGAGCGGTTGTATTACTCAAATCCGGCCCAGCAGCTGATCGTCCGGTCGGGACTGCTCGGCGAGCAACCGGAACCGATACACAGTGTGATGAACGTGCGTGAGATACGGTTTGATGCGTACCGCGGGTACATCTACTGCTCGTCCGGGCTCATACTCGAAGCGTTCCGGCTGAACGGCAAAAGCCGGGTGCTGTACTTCAGCGAGAAGCTGTTCACCGGCAAACAGATCATCGGCATGACGCTCGATCACGACGGGAAACGATTGTTCTGGATCGTTCGGAGCtactcacactcacacctCTACTGGGCACCGCTAGCCGGCTATCCTGCTACCGCCGGATCGGCCAGTGGAACCGGTACGCTTCCTTCCCTACCACTTACCGACCAAACGCCGCAAGGTCCGCTGCTTCACTTCAGCGATCGTTTGCTGTGGCTGAAAGAAAGTCAAGTTGTAGTTGGCGATGTGAAAGGTGAAAATCTTGCCTACATACGCAACCACCATCTGAACGGAACGCGCGCCCTGGCCCTGATCGATCCGACGCCTAAAACGCCCTCGATTAACGTTTTGCCGGCCACGGTGAACGCAAGCTCGATCCGAGTGACGGGCGATTGGAGACGCTTCAACGTTAGCTGGACGCCGGTAAAAAACGTCAACTACAGCACCGTATTCTACAAGCTCACGCTCAAACTGCCGGACGCTCGGGATATCGTGCAGGAGCTAACCGTGCCGTACTTTGTGTatggtggtagtagtggtaCTGGTAGCGGTGACGATACCGATCTAGCCAGTGCCGAACACGGCCCAATACCACCGTACACACGGATCGACATAACGCTGCACGCATTCACTTACTGGCGGTCATCGGGATTCTCGAGCGTGAGGCGACACACACCGGCAGGCAAACCGTCGGCACCGGTTGCACCTCGTGCCTACATCCAACACCATTATCTGCCCGGTACACACGAACTCAGCACCGGCATCGTGTTCCGTTGGTCTCCGCCGACCGAACCGAATGGGCCGATCGTTGCGTACCGAGTTGACTGTTGGTCGACCTACGATGAAACGAAGCGACGTGTGCTGCTGGACGGTGTGGAGGTGCGGAACAGACGCACCGAGCTACAGATACCCGTACCCGCACAGCCAGATATTACGTACTACCTGCAGGTGCGCGTCTGTAACGTCGATCACAATGGCGATCCTAGCGAGGTACGTTCGATTGATTTGCGCGATGGACGTCCACTACCGCTGCTGTACGTAGCCACCAATGATCAGATACTGCTGCTGGATCTGGATCTGCGGGAGAGCACTCCGATCGTTGCCACTGCCATACCGGCTATCCTACTGGCCGAACTGCGTCACGAACGTAAGCTGTTCTGGGTGAATGTGAACGGTGAGCTGTTTATGCACGACGATGCGGACGGTAAGCGCAAGCTAGCACAGGTACCGTCGCGTGCGACAGCCCTCACCGTCGACTGGATCACACGCACCGTGTACGTCCGGTCGCAAACACCTTCTGGCAATGGGAGCACGCTGCATGCGTACGATCTAAACCGATTCGAGAGTGGAGGCTCCGATCCGGTTCATCGCATGTTCAGTCTCCCTGCAGAACCGACATCGATTGAACTGTTGCAATTTTTACCGAACGAGTCGGAGTTGCTTGCACTGTCCCGGGCATCTCGGGCCGGTTACATAATCTCACTCGAAGAACCTGACCGTGACCCGATTACCTTCAACTGTGTAGCTGAACCGATAGACGAACGGATGCAACGGTTGTGTGAGGAGTATGCGTATGAGTTTGACGAACACGAGCAACGTGGAATTGTGGAGGATGAAGGTTACCTGTACTGGATCAGTCCCGAAGGGACGGTGAATGTGCGAACCCGTGATGATCCTCCGGCAACAGCTACACGGGAGTTCCTACTCGCAGGCGCAGTCGCCTTACTACCagtgcagcaacaacaacgctACCCGCCCGAGCGTTGTCTCGTTCCCGTTGTGCAACACATCCAGTATCTGCCGGAGCTGTACAATAACACCGAGAACTCGATCATGCTACGACTGCCCGAACCGGAACGCCATCCCGACTGTGAGCGACGGCCACCGGCAGTACGGTATCGTATCATGTATCAGCTGGAGGACGAGCCGGCCGCCGACCTGTCCGTGGACTATTCCTACGAGATGAGTCGTACGATCGGCAACCTTCGACCGTACACTAGCTACCGGTTTGGTATCACGCTTACCAACTACTACCTAACGGCGGGTTTAGCTGTCACCGAACGGTTACTGTCCGCCGGTGTGGAAACGACCGAAACTCCCAAACACTTTATGCCGGTCGTTTTCCGGACGGCTGTTGGACCACCGTCTCGACCGGAAGACATTACCGCGCTACCGATCAGTCCAACGGAGGCGATTGTAAGCTGGACACCATCGCGCCAAAAGAACAGTCACCATGTGTGGTATGAGATATGGCGTGCGGAACCGGGCGAGCATAAAAGCCGGCAGCAACAGCTTGTGACAG ACTTTAAGATGGACGACACCTTCATGACGGCGGAGATTGATCGGCTGCAGCCGAACCAGACGTACATCATCTGGGTGCGTGCGTACTCTAACTTCCACGCGTACAGCGATAGTGACAAGTTCCAAATACAAACGTTCCCGGAGCCGGGCGATATACAACTGCtgtcgctcaactctaccggTATCCGTTTGCGATGGATTCCTCCTCCAAACTGCCAGAA GTACAAAATTCAGTACTCTATCGCTGGACAACACAGCTGGACGACGATGTACGATTCGATGGTGCCAGTATCCGTGTGGTACAACTATTATCACGAGGTGAACGATTTGCTCCCTAAGACAAAGTATCTGTTTACGGTACTGCTGTACTATCCGTACCGGGAAGAACCGTACATGTGGCCACGCGATCGTGACATACTCTTCGAAACGATGGCCGATCGACCGGCTGCTCCAGGGCGTCCGGAAGTCACGAAACTTCGGCAGGACGTGTACAAGGTTAGCTGGGAACCGGCAAAGGATAATGGTGCCTTTATTGAGGAGTACGCGCTGGAAGCACTCGTAACGCAGTCGAACCGGGCCGTCCGGTTAGTGATGCCGTCGGAGGACGAGACGGAACAGGTGGTTGGTGCAAGCGGTAGCAACGAAACGGCTCCATCTACAGAGGTGGAAACGTACGACGAACACTGGAGCCAGGTGTACAACGGTACGGACGTGTACTGGATCATACCGGAGCGGCACGCCATCCAGAGCAATCTGTTCCGGGTGCGGGCACGCAACTCCTATGGTTGGGGTCCGTACAGTGAGGAGAGTCGACTGACCGGTGCGGAACTGTACGTGCAGCGCACCGTTGCCTACATTGCAACGTTTGTCATTACTATCGGTGTTTTGGTGGTGTTTGTCTCGGTGACGGTGTTATTAG TAGTACTACGTTCGGCTgataaaatgaagaaaaaggaCCCGGCTAATGCTCGGCTGTCCGACGTTGAGTTGGCGAACTTGCGAGAGCTTCCACGGCGTGGTAACTTTGTGCAAACTACCAACATTCTGTACAGTTCAGGCTCCATGACTGACTCGGACATAGCGCTGTTGCCTCGCATACGTCTCGACCag ATCTTTATGACAAGCTCCTCGTTGCTCGGTAGTGGAGCGTTCGGTGAAGTATACGAGGGTGTTGTAAAAGGTGTCGATGGCGAAGCTGAAACACGAGTGGCGATCAAG ACACTCAAGAAAGGTGCGAAACTACACGAGAAACAAGAGTTCCTACAGGAGGCCCAGCTGATGAGCAACTTTAAGCACAAGCACATTACGCGCCTGCTCGGCGTATGCCTCGAGGCGGACGCACTGCTCATCATCATGGAGCTGATGCAGGGTGGCGATCTGTTAAGCTATCTGCGTCGCAGCCGTTCCCTGCCCGGTCAGGCGGCACGCCTCACCATGCTCGATCTGATCTCGATGTGTCAGGATGTGGCGTCCGGCTGCCGGTATCTGGAGGAGATGCACTTTGTACACCGCGATCTGGCATGCCGCAACTGTCTGGTGTCGTCAACGGATCCGCGTGACCGGGTCGTGAAGATCGGTGACTTTGGGCTGGCACGGGATATCTACAAGAATGACTACTACCGGAAGGAGGGCGAAGGTTTGCTGCCGGTGCGTTGGATGTCACCGGAAAGTTTGGTGGACGGTGTGTTTACGTCGCAGTCGGACATCTGGGCGTTCGGGGTGCTGCTGTGGGAGATCATGACGCTCGGCGAACAGCCGTACCAGGCGAAGAACAATCTCGAGGTGCTGAACCACGTGCGTGAAGGTGGCCATCTTGACCGGCCAAAGGTGTGCCCGAACGAAGT GTATGAGCTTATGAAGTACTGCTGGAGATTCTCCCCGGACGAGCGACCCACGTTCCGGTACTGCCTGGAGGTGTTGCGGACGCTGCGCGAAAATACTAGCGAAGATACGCAAATCATTGCACCGTTCCCGGCAAAATTGCAGCAAG GATCACTGCGCTATGGTGGAAATGATGGCGGAATGAtcgccacaccaccaaccTCGAGCAGTGGTAGCAGTGGCGCCACCGGATGCCTCAACGCAACCTCCCCGAAGTATCTCGAGCTGGTGTACGAGGACAGTGGCGACCAGGACCAACCGGACGGTttcagcatcctgcaggacaGTGCCAGCCCAGTATCGTCGACACCCACCGACAATGGGTACGAGATACCGATCATCGACACGCGGGGCCAGTTCGCTGagacaagcagcagcagctcgtcgCGCCACACGCACCCGACCAGTCTTCCTAGCCAGCCGCTGCTCGTGCCCAACCTTtcggtgctgctgccggaCGGTGGTACAGGGGCCGGCGACGGCGGGCGAGACTTCCAGGCGATGGGATCCCACTCGCCGGTTGCCACTACCAGCAGTAGTATTATGGAGCGGGAGGAACGACCTACCAGAAGCTGA